Genomic window (Alnus glutinosa chromosome 9, dhAlnGlut1.1, whole genome shotgun sequence):
ATGCATGGTATATAATCTTGAATTTCTTggtaaaaatcaaagaaagttatttttttttattcagctAATAAGCTGATTCTTAGTCAAATATTCGAGCTTGATGATTTTCACTTAAATcttgacaaaaaataaacaaaaatttaaaatttaaaaaaaataaaaaaaaatggttttttattataattttaagttatttttcttttttctttttttttttaaaaaaaatctttgtttttcgtttttgtttttagttttttttttttaaaaaaaattgttttcgtttatcttcaattttttttaatttttcggtttttgaaatttgtttttaaaataaaataaaaaaatgcttttttagaatttataaggacatttttgtcttgttgaaaaaattttagggtcaattttatatttttgttggttttatgaagaaaattgacattttatgataatttgaaaaaaattattaatataattaatagttTGACGAGACCATTAACAATTAGGTTGCCGTTTTATGAAATTTCATATGTTTCCTACAAGAGCATATAGCTAGGTACGTACAATTCAAATGAGTGGAAAATCTTCAAGAAAATGGATGTAATATTTGAGCTTAGAAAATCGggttaaaaaatgataaattagaaaaaagtgCAAATAAAATGTAAATTCTAAGGGGATAAATTATATTAAGAAAACACATTACAGAATGGCAAAGCAGCTAGCTAGCCTGCACGCTAGCTGTTGACCCACCCAGTCAAAGAGAAAGCTCGAAGAAATTTCGCGGAGAAGGCTAGtcaaaaagagagaggaatTAAAGAGAGTCGCAAATGCTTTGAACTTTCACCCCCACTTTTGCTTTCACGTTAACTTTCTCTACGGCAGAGAACAGTTTCTCGATCTAGACTTCTAAGTCAAAATATGCTTTCACTTTTTCGTCGATTAGGAAAGTGCACGAGAGCAGTTGTAGCGTGTTTCGCTGTCACTCAAACTACGTAACCGACGGCAACTTTTGCTGCCACGCAATCAATCTTACCACCGAAAGACAAAGCCAATCGATATTACTGCATTATGGTCAATGTGTTTATAAAAACACTCCTTGCTGCTTTATTCATCTCCATTGCcatcctctttctctctctctctctctctctctcaacacaAAATCTCTGTTTTTTCGTTACCCAGAAATCGTAATCCAAGTCTCGGCCATCAAAACCCAGAAACTGAGCGTTGAACCCGTTTTGTTCGCACCCCCATATTTCTCACTTCTTCCCGATCCTTAGGCCTCTCTATCTAGCTACCACTCTACCACCCATGGACCAAATCATCAGTGTCATACGACGATGCTTGCCTTTGTGCTTTCCACTGCCGGAATCCGAATACCCAAACGAGGCTTGCAAGGATCTTGTCGTCCAAGACCCAAACAAAGACGGTAATGTATTCACTGCACTCACAGATCAAATACAAATGGGTAGGTGTATGCATACGTATTTGTGTGTTATGGCTGGGTTTAGCCCGGAAAAGGTAACTTTAAAAGATAGAGTTAATTGACTTGTGCTCGACAAGATTGAGCGGTCAAAGATGGCATGGTTCAAGATTCCTaccatttctttaaaattataaatttttaaattacgtGAATTTAGGCATTTTATCCGTCGAAAGACATAAAAAAAcactatatattaaaaatgtgacatattGACAaagagaattgagtatatttttattaagttcTTACACTTTATATCGTATAAAATCTTTGGGCAAAAAGTTGTGTTTTGGTTTATTAAAGAATAAAcgttttttcaaaagtaaaagaaaaaaaattttggaatgatttttttttttgttgcctcGATAACctatcatatctttaatatgtagcattttttatgttgtttgatgtaaaaaaagcctgaattcatataatttgaaattttatttttattttatttttgaaattgaaaggaTCCGGATCCGGTTAAATTGAGTGATGGCTGTTACTTTCTCTTTCATGTCATCAACCTAAGATCATTCACAATGcctcttcttaatttttttaaaatttactttaaatattttagctaaccacttttttaaattatcaaacaacaaactctttaaatattttttaagtttaaataaatactatttttttaactGTTCACAATAACTACCATGAATATTATtgtctttaaataaatattatttttctctacTGAAGCACGGTTTACgaaaaacattattaaaaagattataacattatattttttactctttaaaTCTAGAGAGAAAATCTAAAAGAGTATGTTATATGGGCttatttgtagtttttgttaaaaatatagagaaaaactaaatataaagaaGCCAATGTGAGTGATTTATGATTGCTGTTACTTTCTAAGTAAAAGATCTATATGCTCGATCTGACAAATGAAGcacttaacaaattttcttctCAAAAAGTTGGTTCACTTTCATTTCCACTATTGCTTGATTCTCGGCCATAGTTGAAgtcaaagctttttttttttaataaaaaaaaaaaagttgtaagtTGAAAAAGACTGAAGAGGAGTACATGTACATGATACAGAAGAAGCAGCTGAGGCCACAGCAAGAGAAGTACACGATGTACACGGTGCTGCCGGCCAAGCCAACAGGAAAGCTTGGGTTGAGGTGGTCATTGCCAGATGTGAAGTAGAAACAGTGAGTTTAATTTATCACGTAATTCtcatatataaattttgtatgAGCTCAACAATCACATTattctaatttaataaaaaaaattgctatatGTAGTTGAATGATGGGTGCCACTGGGATTGTACCGGGGGTCGAAGATATAAACCATCCTATGATACTTGTCCGGCCGAATACTATTATAGTTACAAAGCAGCAGCTCCAGATAGCCCAGTTAGTAAACAGGTACACAATAAAATGCCAAAACTGAATTTAAATATGGTTATAGTATTTCACTTTgcttttattgggtttaatttATGAAGTAATTGTCATTATATAGATTtttgggagaacttcacttataaccattgatctttcatcaattttaaaaaaatgtaaataaactttaaaaaatgtcaatttagggtatccatctttcaattttaacctttctgttagaattttctgttaaatcttgtcaaaattttcaaaaaacccatctttttttaaggagaaaaaaaaaatattatgatttAGGGTGTTGGtcacaatttaataaaatttgcaaaaatacccatgcctgaatttttgaaaatttatatatatatttaaaaaaaaaaaaaaaaaaaaaaaaaaaaaaaaaaaaacataagggtattttgaaaattttgataatatttaactgaaaattttaatggatggttaaaattgaaaaaaattgaaagataaatactctgaattgacattttttaaaatttagaaattataagtaaagttttctctaaattagaaattataagtgaagttttctctaaattttttatgaGCTCAACAATTACATGATTCtaatttaatcaatatataGTTGAACGATGGGGGATATGGGGTTGGTGCACGAAATCCTTTTCCACGATACTATTACAGGTGCCCCATGGTCATGGCTCAAGGATGCCGACGTTGCCCAGTTAGGAAACAGGTACACATACATGTTATTGTTATAGTATTTCAGTATTTCACTTTGCTTCTCTTGGGTTTTCATTCGTTCCTTGTATTAAATGTTGATACATGTTTTTCTAATCTTTTGCAAGTAGGTACAGAGATGTTGTGATGACATGTCTGTACTCATAACATGGTATCATGGTACACATATCCATCCATTTCCAACTGCCGTGGCTTACACCGCTGTTTCAGATGAAACATCCAGTTTCACCCAAGCATCCCTTCCGCTTCCTTACCAACCTTACCATGGTTCTTATCTAATAAAATCGTCTTCTCATCCACCAAACATCAGAAGCATAGACCCTAAGGACCCTTCCAAAGGAATTGTTCTTGACCTTACAAGCAACTCTAACGATCCACCTCAATATCTAATGGATAAATCACCAGTGCGAGGACAAGACCAAAACCAGGCTCCCAAGATTCTAGTAGTCGAAGACCCTAACAAAGAAGGTATTGTTTTTCCCACACTccacaaatcaaataaaaatggttaagtgtatgcatatgcatatgtaCGTATTTGTGTGTTATGGCTGAATTAGCTCAAAAAATGTGACTTAAAGTAGGGCTAGCTATACATGCGAGCGAATATTGATCGCAATTATTTACTGTTTGCATATGGAGATGTGGTTAGCAAATACCATTATCAAACATATGCAAATGCGAATAGTAAACTTAagttaaatataatatataacttatatatacttaataaaatcaccaaaacgatgtcgttttggtgtttaataccgAAATGAGATAGAAATTGTTTTGGATTATTAGTTTGTGTATAACAACTATTTGGGACCTACTCTTATTTAATCAGATTTATTTGCTTTGCGTGCTCGTCACACGCAATGCTACAACCATCCAATATGCACTACACCACCGTGAATGAACATTAGAGGGTTTTAAGCTCGTTGGAAagacttattattattagtaaatCATTCGTCATGTTAATATTTGGGTTTCTTctatgattgatagatcattctcattttctttctttatttctcaatcattttcttttttctgtgaCCTTTAATTACTTTGGAGGGCACATTGAGCCTAAAAGTATAACCCCAATAAACATTGGTATGTTGTAGACTGAGGTATGGTTTATTGTATAATCatgcaaaaacactaaaaataagctcaaattattttcaaaatcgtttaaaacaGACTCTCATAAAGACTCAAAGAAAGCCCAAAAGATTAAAATATGCGCAAAAGGCCTATTACCTGATATGCGGATAGGATAATAATCGCAATAACCGCATTAATATAATTAGTAATCGCATTACGCAAATGTGGTTGCATATATGGCCAATAAATAGCCTTAACTTAAAACAATTAAATCATAAATTACTTGTGCTCGACAAGACTAAGTTGTCAAATATTTTCTAATGCGTTTAGTTTTagttctagttttttttttttttttttttttttttttttttttttttttttttttttttgtgtgtgagCGGGTATAATGGCAGCTTGATTGAGTAATTTATTTGGCACACTGGTGTGATCTAGATGCCCCCACAAAATTTAACGGAGAACTCTAGTGAAATTCAAATATAGTAGTCTTCTTTGTCCTTAGATtcacatggagagagagagagagagagagagagagagacccattCAAGAGACTAATAGAAATCTTTCATTTCCACTGTGGTTTGGTTCTCAGCCACAATGGAAGTGAaagctatttttaaaaaattatatgtatatatatatataagttgaaaaagaaacaaaatgaatgatctataaaaataatttgcatTTAGTCTTATGTTTAGcaaatttttctcatttttcaatttgggaaacaaaaaaaaaaaaaaaaaaggaaaatcttGATTATAGTACCCCATGCATTATATAGGCTCTATCCCTCCTGTGTTCTCACAGGATTTGTCTCTTTTTGCAGTCCAATCTAACTCATCCACAACAAATACCTCATTTTCCAGACCTCATTACAATTACgatgttttcttgagttttagaGGTGAAGACACTCGTAAGAACTTCACTGATCACCTTTACTCTGCTTTAGTGCGACTCGGAATTCGCACCTTTCGAGATGACGAGAAACTTCCAAGAGGTAAGAACATCTCAACTGAACTTCTCAACGCGATTCGAGGATCAAAGATTTTCATTGTAGTTTTCTCCCGAGGCTATGCTTCTTCCAAGTGGTGTCTTAATGAGCTTGTGGAGATCGTGCAGTGTAAGAATACTATTGACCACACTCTTCTTCCCATATTTTATCAAGTGGAACCCTCAGATGTTCGAAAACAAACCGGAAATTTTGTGGAAGCCTTTGCTATGCATGAAGAGCAGTTTCAAACCGATATGGAGATGGTGCGGAGGTGGAGGGAAGCTCTTACTCAAGCTGCAATTTGTTCTGGCTGGAATCTCGAGAGTCATGCAAATGGGTATTATGCTATGGACTCTTCTACTTTTTcttgcatttcttttttttggtctttataTTTGCTTCAAAATTTTAGgcaaaaattgataaaaagtaaCATTAAGCTAAATAGATTGAACTAAGTCAGTGTTTGAGTTGAACAAGTTGACGGTTTTCTGTTTCATGCCCactgttaaaatataaattaaataattaaattaactatttctTAATAGTTTAAGCTCTTAttataagtggtgatttaacatagtatcagatCCAAATGTAATGAATTCGAACTCTATCTCTATTatttacctcccatttcaattatatattctacgtgttgggtcactaattaaggaaaaatttaAACCCACATGCAAGAGAGAGTGTTCGAATATAAACTAACCATTTCCTATATAACAACTGATCCTTTTCTGATAAATGGTGATTAATACTGACTCTAGATATCCAGTTCATGCTATCTAGAGACAAACCTTTATTGTTGAATTATAAAGTCTAGGATtgttttttagataaaatattGCTCACTTGAGAGGAATGATATTGTAACCATACTTTGCGAGAAACAATTAATGGCTTTTTTtgctagaagaaaaaaaataaattgcatCATGGCGTGTTAACAAGAGAAGAAATTACATAGaattatatttaaatgataaTCATCACTAAATTTGATTAAACATAATTGTTGTCGTGACATATTAGTCTTATATGATTGAGATGATAATATCCTTATGGTGTTGAAgagtcataattttttttttactattattattattttagatctTTGGGCTTATCTTATTGTTCTCAGGTATGAGTCAAAATTCATTGAGCAGATCGTTGAAGAAATTTTATGTAAAGTGAACCCAGCTCGCTTGGATGTTACCAAACACCCAATCGGAATAATGTCTCGTGTTCATGATATTAAAGATTTATTAAATCTTGGAACAAGTGACGTTCGCATTGTGGGCATTTACGGAATGGGTGGTATTGGAAAAACAACCCTAGCAAAAGCTGTCTATAATGAAATACGTCTTGAATTTGATGGAAgtagttttctttcaaactttaaaGAAAGCTCAGAAAAGTCCAATGGCTTAGCTCATttgcaagaaaaacttcttaaTGATATCTTGAAAACGAATTTGATTAAGATTGATAATGTTGATAGAGGAATCAATATAATTAAGGAAAGAATTCGTGGGAAAAAAgttcttgttgttgttgatgatgtGGATGACATTGAAAAGGTACAACTGCTCGTCGAAAAGGAATGGCTTGGTCCGGGTAGTAGAATCATTGTAACCACCATAGATGAACATGTGTTAAGTCCATTGAGAGCGGATAATAAATATAAGGTCAAAGAATTGAAACATTGGGAGTCTCTTCGACTGTTCAGTTGGCATGCCTTCAATATGACTAATCCAAAAGAAGATTTCTCAAAGCTTTCGATTGAAGCAGTGGCTTATGCCGAAGGTATTCCATTAGCTCTTGCACTTTTGGGTTCTTTTCTGAAAGATAGAAGCGTTGCTGAATGGgaaaatgaattgaaaaaattacaaagaactCCTTATGTTAAGATTCAAGAAATTCTTCGAAGAAGCTTTGATTCACTGGATAAGTATACAAAGGCCATATTCCTTGATATTTCATGTTTCTTTGTCAATATGGACAAAAAATATGTCAAGAAA
Coding sequences:
- the LOC133877101 gene encoding disease resistance protein RUN1-like yields the protein MDQIISVIRRCLPLCFPLPESEYPNEACKDLVVQDPNKDEEAAEATAREVHDVHGAAGQANRKAWVEVVIARCEVETLNDGCHWDCTGGRRYKPSYDTCPAEYYYSYKAAAPDSPVSKQLNDGGYGVGARNPFPRYYYRCPMVMAQGCRRCPVRKQVQRCCDDMSVLITWYHGTHIHPFPTAVAYTAVSDETSSFTQASLPLPYQPYHGSYLIKSSSHPPNIRSIDPKDPSKGIVLDLTSNSNDPPQYLMDKSPVRGQDQNQAPKILVVEDPNKEVQSNSSTTNTSFSRPHYNYDVFLSFRGEDTRKNFTDHLYSALVRLGIRTFRDDEKLPRGKNISTELLNAIRGSKIFIVVFSRGYASSKWCLNELVEIVQCKNTIDHTLLPIFYQVEPSDVRKQTGNFVEAFAMHEEQFQTDMEMVRRWREALTQAAICSGWNLESHANGYESKFIEQIVEEILCKVNPARLDVTKHPIGIMSRVHDIKDLLNLGTSDVRIVGIYGMGGIGKTTLAKAVYNEIRLEFDGSSFLSNFKESSEKSNGLAHLQEKLLNDILKTNLIKIDNVDRGINIIKERIRGKKVLVVVDDVDDIEKVQLLVEKEWLGPGSRIIVTTIDEHVLSPLRADNKYKVKELKHWESLRLFSWHAFNMTNPKEDFSKLSIEAVAYAEGIPLALALLGSFLKDRSVAEWENELKKLQRTPYVKIQEILRRSFDSLDKYTKAIFLDISCFFVNMDKKYVKKIFDDCNFFPKVGIRTLIQRSLVTIDDINILRMHRLIRDMGREIINEKSPDLPGERSRLWFHEDVCNVLRNHTGTKTVEGLILDVSEDVRLIETTTFTNMKNLRLLQINVVQLTGSYEHLSKELRWLCWHKCSLKFLPQNFHLENLVILDMQYSNLKHVWKKNKVLNKLKVLNLSHSKYLTKSPDFSQMPQLETLLLEGCTSLVEIHESIGCLKNLVLLNLNGCKSLMNLPSSISNLRSLKTLNLSDCLEVDKLPDQIGHMIALTELLADGIAIKQLPSSFGLLKNLEIASLSGRKEHSSKSWLSRLTLLMSPKGLMPVCFLPPSISGLRSLTTLYLSGRNLSEDVFPVDFGSLSSLHFLDLSRNNFLSLPDCIGRLPKLYNLHLRECTTLQSISGLFASIGVLDTSDCTSMERLSISSTHKKGLVFFLPNCHKLTEIEGLENWEFASIYNQAYDFRSHLQCSLTMGDDESRIICLPGSEVPNWFSHKEIGSSISFHVPSISKGQFIRLLVCFVCPFGDGSNFNIGHYYPHMAIKNKTRGNWKNVSFRHSSYHRVNDDEYYIFPRRKEEDHFFLHLTPLLRNKYELESGLIFNESVMESGDEIQVSFGLPRDYGYVKKCGLHVVVEEPNVM